One Channa argus isolate prfri chromosome 15, Channa argus male v1.0, whole genome shotgun sequence DNA segment encodes these proteins:
- the LOC137099498 gene encoding dynein axonemal assembly factor 8 isoform X3 yields MDLNASSTWNSILEQVKPHIPTIGLDSSTSENEEIVTVYQRPAGLSLQTLEDHDSFSIDSADLEELLKPIAQTCLPEETCSLSVNLDDDETLESPKQHYDDNVKADACMSASVEFNGTKPHLPVKGTVDSTKLYEDFPVLSFARLEQWDLDDVLQNLKKDELSLQCVSANTVKPHANDDKNKYIMERLAAFCKSQSSVSKPVKSPDPIRKSNLQSVLLEKMAADLKQNHQDCPTVFIDLRCPDPPIKPKRIPPNLSSKSVSPAKHSTQQGVPSEKKPNPKVHTALQIDNRELTVKSMLLQKIRQIKINGNKLLNKYTNPPDSVVGEGILGNEMKQSEEKPLQPTEPSSGHNTKNLREDEQSSGLQSETRKPKMENLQTIQQSSVREPKQQRDQQRKKLKQTLQHKKHQKIVKQLEMHRPTKSVHQKQPAAERTDVLCDLEASHLQSISMLPENIKRNGCLLLIVNLSSPGMVGDRAHGKRKHLYSAATKSHIYNTLVAWFLSLVKPDPHQDKEKHVANVPFWIAGLQQLWTEDGLALHVLAVARHCYTLRKRDKDIHAPFYNHACRFLSETTLTQIAHWLPELQILLDERGFSPLIHLPSLTLNYFVSATSNKKVMERTFCLSPGFYWQTVETQEWVCNMRETSQELHTEVSYALGCNGLFLHPLITHYTLQLVSHAGLDVCGLRLLYPQQRFLTDCAGGAADTWKDDETCQPVFVLAVRGPHAFSTLQHLTSSLYPLLHKRTDTTSVSPLQCKNQRTPLFYSSQLASQVHMELCLWFAGRLTGESIQNHSEPPNRVLLSDGERGSLFNLSSSSAFLCATTKADVLLVVSPAVPSCCYGQVLAICDRRGFSLKGLQMLQLQSKGAVLLRLTTQQVTVFCCSPTVTLSKRELELPSQCLVLLLRKENAIHHSVGLPAALVRELKTQKLLGCINSRHDGIQTVEAHFCFHTVPYSSKLYNMFGDGARFKLLGLKWLPVLTQLQAQELSPYEVGEQHFHNSLDNLMSFPALVCALRGKDTFGSLRKLIEHNYPSNLSVLMSPTPQVAFRQASLFFDHGTIHDLQMLLTVCLFKPGVWNHALHIIFQKLQESGLTVVGMRVVALDKHEAASLLPTDSDPSELEAHIEYLCSGSSVAFCLQGENAVKRLLYLLGQEDLSLWTHCYDRAHLFNGIYGSGSYEKATGDVKRFFPDGLCCTESSIMRQEQIFSICSDPLASVEREQICTLVSLAQKSLQPLMASGPNRGFLIHSALWQTTCLLIPLSDQLLSQVPSQLEMLLRSGCHLVAGRMTVLDHEQRQHIAEILKVSSSGNDKLYMASCLIMALQGEKIVTNINLILQGIDKERADLKKMRESIIYPQCEKEAKQLICYLFDSFTPENSCDIIMPKNSNV; encoded by the exons ATGGATTTGAATGCCTCTTCGACGTGGAATTCGATTTTGGAGCAAGTGAAACCCCATATTCCGACCATCGGACTGGACTCATCAACA TCTGAGAATGAAGAGATTGTCACCGTATATCAAAGGCCAGCTGGACTTTCCCTGCAGACTCTCGAAGACCATGACAGTTTTTCAATAGACAGTGCTGATTTGGAG GAGCTGTTGAAACCAATAGCACAGACCTGCCTGCCAGAGGAGACTTGTAGCCTGAGTGTGAATTTGGATGATGATGAAACTCTTGAAAGCCCTAAACAACACTATGACGATAATGTTAAG GCAGATGCATGTATGAGCGCTTCTGTAGAGTTCAATGGAACCAAGCCACATCTCCCTGTAAAGGGAACTGTGGACAGTACAAAACTGTATGAAGATTTCCCTGTTCTCTCATTTGCG AGGCTTGAACAGTGGGATCTGGATGATGTCCTCCAAAATCTGAAAAAGGATGAGCTGTCTCTCCAGTGTGTGTCGGCCAACACTGTGAAACCACATGCAA ACGATGACAAGAACAAGTATATAATGGAGAGACTAGCTGCTTTCTGTAAAAGTCAGTCATCTGTGTCCAAGCCAGTGAAAAGTCCAGATCCCATCAG GAAGAGTAATCTGCAGAGCGTATTATTGGAAAAAATGGCAGCAGATTTGAAGCAGAACCACCAGGATTGTCCCACTGTTTTTATTGACTTGCGATGCCCCGATCCTCcaataaaaccaaaaagaatACCCCCAAATCTTTCATCAAAGTCTGTATCACCAGCCAAACACAGTACTCAACAGGGAGTTCCATCTGAGAAAAAACCCAATCCCAAAGTGCACACTGCATTACAGATTGATAACAG GGAATTGACTGTAAAGAGTATGCTGCTTCAGAAAATAaggcagataaaaataaatggaaataaactccttaataaatatacaaaccCTCCAGATTCAGTAGTAGGGGAGGGAATACTAgggaatgaaatgaaacaatcagaAGAAAAGCCACTTCAACCCACTGAACCTTCTTCTGGACATAACACAAAAAATCTGCGGGAGGATGAACAATCTTCCGGTTTGCAGTCTGAGACCCGAAAACCAAAAATGGAAAATCTACAAACTATTCAGCAAAGTTCAGTGAGAGAACCAAAGCAGCAGAG AGACcaacagagaaagaaactgaaGCAGACATTACAGCATAAAAAACACCAGAAAATTGTCAAGCAACTGGAAATGCATCGACCAACCAAATCTGTCCATCAAAAACAGCCAGCTGCAGAAAGGACCGATGTTCTTTGTGATTTA gaagCATCTCATCTACAGTCTATCAGTATGCTACCAGAAAATATTAAACGTAATGGCTGCTTGCTGCTGATTGTCAACCTTTCCAGTCCTGGTATGGTTGGAGATAGAGCTcatggaaagagaaaacatcttTATTCAGCTGCAACAAAATCACACATCTACAACACTTTAGTCGCTTGGTTTCTCTCTTTG GTTAAGCCAGACCCACACCAGGATAAAGAAAAGCATGTTGCAAATGTCCCATTCTGGATTGCAGGACTTCAGCAGTTGTGGACAGAGGATGGACTGGCTTTGCATGTTTTAGCCGTTGCTCGTCACTGTTATACACTAAGG aaaAGGGACAAAGACATCCATGCACCTTTCTATAACCATGCCTGCAGATTCCTCTCTGAGACCACACTCACTCAAATTGCCCACTGGCTACCGGAGCTTCAAATCTTGCTGGATGAACGAGGCTTTTCCCCACTCATCCACTTGCCTTCTCtcactttaaattattttgtctctGCCACTTCCAACAAAAAG GTTATGGAGAGGACATTCTGTCTCAGTCCAGGGTTTTACTGGCAGACCGTGGAAACTCAGGAGTGGGTTTGCAACATGAGAGAGACATCACAAGAGCTACACACAGAG gTGTCATATGCTCTGGGATGCAATGGTCTCTTCCTGCATCCACTAATAACACACTACACCCTCCAGCTTGTTAGTCATGCAGGACTCGATGTTTGTGGTCTGCGGCTCCTTTATCCACAACAGAGGTTCCTGACTGACTGTGCTG GTGGTGCAGCAGATACCTGGAAAGATGATGAAACTTGCCAGCCTGTCTTTGTCCTAGCTGTTCGGGGCCCTCATGCTTTTTCAACGTTGCAGCATTTAACTAGCTCCTTATATCCTTTACTGCACAAGAGGACAGATACAACTTCTGTCAGCCCCCTCCAATGCAAAAATCAAAGAACTCCTCTCTTCTACTCATCTCAACTGGCCAGTCAAGTCCACATGGAGCTGTGCTTGTGGTTTGCAGGAAGACTTACAGGAGAAAGCATACAAAATCACAGCGAACCTCCAAATAG AGTACTTTTGAGTGATGGAGAAAGAGGCAGCCTATTCAATTTAAGCAGTTCATCTGCGTTTCTTTGTGCTACAACTAAAG CTGATGTACTCCTCGTGGTGTCACCCGCTGTGCCTTCATGTTGTTACGGCCAAGTTTTGGCCATATGTGACCGTAGAGGCTTCAGTCTGAAGGGGCTGCAAATGTTGCAGCTTCAAAGCAAAGGGGCTGTACTACTCAGACTCACTACCCAGCAG GTAACAGTGTTCTGTTGTTCACCCACTGTCACCCTGAGTAAGAGGGAGCTGGAGCTTCCTTCTCAATGTTTGGTCTTGTTACTGAGGAAGGAAAATGCAATTCACCACAGTGTTGGTCTGCCAGCAG CTCTAGTTAGAGAACTTAAAACTCAAAAGCTTCTGGGTTGCATCAACTCCAGACATGATGGTATTCAGACAGTAGAGGCGCACTTCTGTTTCCACACTGTGCCTTACAGCAGTAAACTGTACAATATGTTTG GTGATGGCGCAAGATTCAAGCTGCTTggcctaaaatggctgcctgtGTTGACCCAACTACAGGCTCAGGAGCTCAGTCCTTATGAGGTGGGAGAGCAGCATTTCCACAACAGCCTGGACAATCTGATGTCCTTCCCTGCCCTAGTGTGTGCTCTTAGAGGAAAAGATACTTTTGGTTCTCTGAGGAAGCTCATAGAACACAATTACCCTAGTAACCTGAGTGTTCTGATGTCACCCACACCTCAAGTGGCCTTCAGACAAGCATCCCTTTTCTTTGATCATGGGACGATTCATG ATCTACAGATGTTGCTGACAGTGTGCCTGTTCAAGCCAGGAGTTTGGAATCACGCTCTGCATATAATATTCCAAAAACTCCAGGAGAGTGGCCTTACGGTGGTGGGCATGCGAGTAGTGGCCCTAGACAAACATGAGGCAGCTTCACTGCTCCCCACAGATAGT GACCCTTCAGAGTTGGAGGCCCATATTGAGTATCTGTGCTCTGGTTCTTCAGTGGCTTTCTGTCTGCAGGGAGAAAATGCTGTGAAGAGGCTCCTGTACTTGTTGGGCCAAGAGGACTTGTCCCTATGGACTCATTGTTATGATAGAGCCCATTTATTTAATGGCATATATG gATCAGGATCATATGAGAAAGCAACTGGGGATGTGAAGAGATTTTTCCCAGATGGTCTGTGCTGTACTGAGAGCAGCATAATGAGACAGGAGCAG ATATTCAGCATATGCTCAGACCCTTTGGCCTCTGTGGAGCGTGAACAAATCTGCACACTGGTGTCTTTGGCCCAGAAAAGTCTCCAACCTTTAATGGCGTCAGGACCAAACAGgg GGTTCCTGATACACAGTGCTCTCTGGCAGACAACCTGTTTGTTGATACCTTTAAGTGATCAACTGCTCAGCCAAGTGCCATCTCAGCTGGAAATGCTGCTGAGGTCAGGCTGCCATCTGGTGGCAGGGAGGATGACCGTACTGGATCATGAGCAAAGGCAACACATCGCTGAAATACTTAAAGTGTCGTCTAGTGGAAATGACAAG CTTTACATGGCCTCGTGTCTCATCATGGCTCTGCAAGGAGAAAAGATTGTGACCAACATTAACTTAATCCTTCAAGG CATTGACAAGGAGAGGGCAGACCTAAAAAAAATGAGGGAATCGATTATTTACCCACAATGTGAGAAAGAG GCCAAGCAGCTGATATGCTACCTGTTTGATTCCTTCACTCCTGAAAACTCCTGTGACATTATTATGccaaaaaattcaaatgtgtaA
- the LOC137099498 gene encoding dynein axonemal assembly factor 8 isoform X2 → MDLNASSTWNSILEQVKPHIPTIGLDSSTSENEEIVTVYQRPAGLSLQTLEDHDSFSIDSADLEELLKPIAQTCLPEETCSLSVNLDDDETLESPKQHYDDNVKRLEQWDLDDVLQNLKKDELSLQCVSANTVKPHANDDKNKYIMERLAAFCKSQSSVSKPVKSPDPIRKSNLQSVLLEKMAADLKQNHQDCPTVFIDLRCPDPPIKPKRIPPNLSSKSVSPAKHSTQQGVPSEKKPNPKVHTALQIDNRELTVKSMLLQKIRQIKINGNKLLNKYTNPPDSVVGEGILGNEMKQSEEKPLQPTEPSSGHNTKNLREDEQSSGLQSETRKPKMENLQTIQQSSVREPKQQRDQQRKKLKQTLQHKKHQKIVKQLEMHRPTKSVHQKQPAAERTDVLCDLEASHLQSISMLPENIKRNGCLLLIVNLSSPGMVGDRAHGKRKHLYSAATKSHIYNTLVAWFLSLVKPDPHQDKEKHVANVPFWIAGLQQLWTEDGLALHVLAVARHCYTLRKRDKDIHAPFYNHACRFLSETTLTQIAHWLPELQILLDERGFSPLIHLPSLTLNYFVSATSNKKVMERTFCLSPGFYWQTVETQEWVCNMRETSQELHTEVSYALGCNGLFLHPLITHYTLQLVSHAGLDVCGLRLLYPQQRFLTDCAGGAADTWKDDETCQPVFVLAVRGPHAFSTLQHLTSSLYPLLHKRTDTTSVSPLQCKNQRTPLFYSSQLASQVHMELCLWFAGRLTGESIQNHSEPPNRVLLSDGERGSLFNLSSSSAFLCATTKADVLLVVSPAVPSCCYGQVLAICDRRGFSLKGLQMLQLQSKGAVLLRLTTQQVTVFCCSPTVTLSKRELELPSQCLVLLLRKENAIHHSVGLPAALVRELKTQKLLGCINSRHDGIQTVEAHFCFHTVPYSSKLYNMFVKCMWTVPDPSAVILSRQKCISDYDMEQVVILTLCGKDMGHGLSLLHQMLTEGPEGDGARFKLLGLKWLPVLTQLQAQELSPYEVGEQHFHNSLDNLMSFPALVCALRGKDTFGSLRKLIEHNYPSNLSVLMSPTPQVAFRQASLFFDHGTIHDLQMLLTVCLFKPGVWNHALHIIFQKLQESGLTVVGMRVVALDKHEAASLLPTDSDPSELEAHIEYLCSGSSVAFCLQGENAVKRLLYLLGQEDLSLWTHCYDRAHLFNGIYGSGSYEKATGDVKRFFPDGLCCTESSIMRQEQIFSICSDPLASVEREQICTLVSLAQKSLQPLMASGPNRGFLIHSALWQTTCLLIPLSDQLLSQVPSQLEMLLRSGCHLVAGRMTVLDHEQRQHIAEILKVSSSGNDKLYMASCLIMALQGEKIVTNINLILQGIDKERADLKKMRESIIYPQCEKEAKQLICYLFDSFTPENSCDIIMPKNSNV, encoded by the exons ATGGATTTGAATGCCTCTTCGACGTGGAATTCGATTTTGGAGCAAGTGAAACCCCATATTCCGACCATCGGACTGGACTCATCAACA TCTGAGAATGAAGAGATTGTCACCGTATATCAAAGGCCAGCTGGACTTTCCCTGCAGACTCTCGAAGACCATGACAGTTTTTCAATAGACAGTGCTGATTTGGAG GAGCTGTTGAAACCAATAGCACAGACCTGCCTGCCAGAGGAGACTTGTAGCCTGAGTGTGAATTTGGATGATGATGAAACTCTTGAAAGCCCTAAACAACACTATGACGATAATGTTAAG AGGCTTGAACAGTGGGATCTGGATGATGTCCTCCAAAATCTGAAAAAGGATGAGCTGTCTCTCCAGTGTGTGTCGGCCAACACTGTGAAACCACATGCAA ACGATGACAAGAACAAGTATATAATGGAGAGACTAGCTGCTTTCTGTAAAAGTCAGTCATCTGTGTCCAAGCCAGTGAAAAGTCCAGATCCCATCAG GAAGAGTAATCTGCAGAGCGTATTATTGGAAAAAATGGCAGCAGATTTGAAGCAGAACCACCAGGATTGTCCCACTGTTTTTATTGACTTGCGATGCCCCGATCCTCcaataaaaccaaaaagaatACCCCCAAATCTTTCATCAAAGTCTGTATCACCAGCCAAACACAGTACTCAACAGGGAGTTCCATCTGAGAAAAAACCCAATCCCAAAGTGCACACTGCATTACAGATTGATAACAG GGAATTGACTGTAAAGAGTATGCTGCTTCAGAAAATAaggcagataaaaataaatggaaataaactccttaataaatatacaaaccCTCCAGATTCAGTAGTAGGGGAGGGAATACTAgggaatgaaatgaaacaatcagaAGAAAAGCCACTTCAACCCACTGAACCTTCTTCTGGACATAACACAAAAAATCTGCGGGAGGATGAACAATCTTCCGGTTTGCAGTCTGAGACCCGAAAACCAAAAATGGAAAATCTACAAACTATTCAGCAAAGTTCAGTGAGAGAACCAAAGCAGCAGAG AGACcaacagagaaagaaactgaaGCAGACATTACAGCATAAAAAACACCAGAAAATTGTCAAGCAACTGGAAATGCATCGACCAACCAAATCTGTCCATCAAAAACAGCCAGCTGCAGAAAGGACCGATGTTCTTTGTGATTTA gaagCATCTCATCTACAGTCTATCAGTATGCTACCAGAAAATATTAAACGTAATGGCTGCTTGCTGCTGATTGTCAACCTTTCCAGTCCTGGTATGGTTGGAGATAGAGCTcatggaaagagaaaacatcttTATTCAGCTGCAACAAAATCACACATCTACAACACTTTAGTCGCTTGGTTTCTCTCTTTG GTTAAGCCAGACCCACACCAGGATAAAGAAAAGCATGTTGCAAATGTCCCATTCTGGATTGCAGGACTTCAGCAGTTGTGGACAGAGGATGGACTGGCTTTGCATGTTTTAGCCGTTGCTCGTCACTGTTATACACTAAGG aaaAGGGACAAAGACATCCATGCACCTTTCTATAACCATGCCTGCAGATTCCTCTCTGAGACCACACTCACTCAAATTGCCCACTGGCTACCGGAGCTTCAAATCTTGCTGGATGAACGAGGCTTTTCCCCACTCATCCACTTGCCTTCTCtcactttaaattattttgtctctGCCACTTCCAACAAAAAG GTTATGGAGAGGACATTCTGTCTCAGTCCAGGGTTTTACTGGCAGACCGTGGAAACTCAGGAGTGGGTTTGCAACATGAGAGAGACATCACAAGAGCTACACACAGAG gTGTCATATGCTCTGGGATGCAATGGTCTCTTCCTGCATCCACTAATAACACACTACACCCTCCAGCTTGTTAGTCATGCAGGACTCGATGTTTGTGGTCTGCGGCTCCTTTATCCACAACAGAGGTTCCTGACTGACTGTGCTG GTGGTGCAGCAGATACCTGGAAAGATGATGAAACTTGCCAGCCTGTCTTTGTCCTAGCTGTTCGGGGCCCTCATGCTTTTTCAACGTTGCAGCATTTAACTAGCTCCTTATATCCTTTACTGCACAAGAGGACAGATACAACTTCTGTCAGCCCCCTCCAATGCAAAAATCAAAGAACTCCTCTCTTCTACTCATCTCAACTGGCCAGTCAAGTCCACATGGAGCTGTGCTTGTGGTTTGCAGGAAGACTTACAGGAGAAAGCATACAAAATCACAGCGAACCTCCAAATAG AGTACTTTTGAGTGATGGAGAAAGAGGCAGCCTATTCAATTTAAGCAGTTCATCTGCGTTTCTTTGTGCTACAACTAAAG CTGATGTACTCCTCGTGGTGTCACCCGCTGTGCCTTCATGTTGTTACGGCCAAGTTTTGGCCATATGTGACCGTAGAGGCTTCAGTCTGAAGGGGCTGCAAATGTTGCAGCTTCAAAGCAAAGGGGCTGTACTACTCAGACTCACTACCCAGCAG GTAACAGTGTTCTGTTGTTCACCCACTGTCACCCTGAGTAAGAGGGAGCTGGAGCTTCCTTCTCAATGTTTGGTCTTGTTACTGAGGAAGGAAAATGCAATTCACCACAGTGTTGGTCTGCCAGCAG CTCTAGTTAGAGAACTTAAAACTCAAAAGCTTCTGGGTTGCATCAACTCCAGACATGATGGTATTCAGACAGTAGAGGCGCACTTCTGTTTCCACACTGTGCCTTACAGCAGTAAACTGTACAATATGTTTG ttAAGTGTATGTGGACAGTACCTGATCCTTCTGCCGTGATCCTGTCAAGGCAAAAGTGTATATCCGACTATGACATGGAGCAGGTGGTAATTTTGACCCTGTGTGGGAAGGATATGGGCCATGGCCTGAGCCTACTACATCAAATGCTAACAGAAGGGCCAGAAG GTGATGGCGCAAGATTCAAGCTGCTTggcctaaaatggctgcctgtGTTGACCCAACTACAGGCTCAGGAGCTCAGTCCTTATGAGGTGGGAGAGCAGCATTTCCACAACAGCCTGGACAATCTGATGTCCTTCCCTGCCCTAGTGTGTGCTCTTAGAGGAAAAGATACTTTTGGTTCTCTGAGGAAGCTCATAGAACACAATTACCCTAGTAACCTGAGTGTTCTGATGTCACCCACACCTCAAGTGGCCTTCAGACAAGCATCCCTTTTCTTTGATCATGGGACGATTCATG ATCTACAGATGTTGCTGACAGTGTGCCTGTTCAAGCCAGGAGTTTGGAATCACGCTCTGCATATAATATTCCAAAAACTCCAGGAGAGTGGCCTTACGGTGGTGGGCATGCGAGTAGTGGCCCTAGACAAACATGAGGCAGCTTCACTGCTCCCCACAGATAGT GACCCTTCAGAGTTGGAGGCCCATATTGAGTATCTGTGCTCTGGTTCTTCAGTGGCTTTCTGTCTGCAGGGAGAAAATGCTGTGAAGAGGCTCCTGTACTTGTTGGGCCAAGAGGACTTGTCCCTATGGACTCATTGTTATGATAGAGCCCATTTATTTAATGGCATATATG gATCAGGATCATATGAGAAAGCAACTGGGGATGTGAAGAGATTTTTCCCAGATGGTCTGTGCTGTACTGAGAGCAGCATAATGAGACAGGAGCAG ATATTCAGCATATGCTCAGACCCTTTGGCCTCTGTGGAGCGTGAACAAATCTGCACACTGGTGTCTTTGGCCCAGAAAAGTCTCCAACCTTTAATGGCGTCAGGACCAAACAGgg GGTTCCTGATACACAGTGCTCTCTGGCAGACAACCTGTTTGTTGATACCTTTAAGTGATCAACTGCTCAGCCAAGTGCCATCTCAGCTGGAAATGCTGCTGAGGTCAGGCTGCCATCTGGTGGCAGGGAGGATGACCGTACTGGATCATGAGCAAAGGCAACACATCGCTGAAATACTTAAAGTGTCGTCTAGTGGAAATGACAAG CTTTACATGGCCTCGTGTCTCATCATGGCTCTGCAAGGAGAAAAGATTGTGACCAACATTAACTTAATCCTTCAAGG CATTGACAAGGAGAGGGCAGACCTAAAAAAAATGAGGGAATCGATTATTTACCCACAATGTGAGAAAGAG GCCAAGCAGCTGATATGCTACCTGTTTGATTCCTTCACTCCTGAAAACTCCTGTGACATTATTATGccaaaaaattcaaatgtgtaA